A genomic window from Flavobacterium phycosphaerae includes:
- a CDS encoding DUF5686 and carboxypeptidase-like regulatory domain-containing protein, whose translation MKYKFAFFVYLFLNISYGQALLQGTVVDKETKQPLAFANLSIKNTNIYVMSDVNGKFTFTNVSKNEVIVCSYVGYEIGEFQVNEENSKKVVFELTLSHNELPVVVVNATDYLANQIITKVIANKEKNNPEHLKSFQYSSYNKIICDYKSLSENKNDSIKFRKKIKESHFFMMESVTERKFMSPDLSNEVVIATRVSGFKDPTFASIATDFQPFSFYNDNIKFFNVNYLNPISKGSIKKYKFHIEDTLTNEKDTIYIISYKPRAHKNFDGLKGLLYINTKKYAVQNVIASPAEKGRIDIKIQQKYALNDEEYWFPEQLNFAIQLNDYPNPKRPLTLDGKTYITNVKLNLPLDKKQFSNQVVVLDEHAAARDSVFWDKHRVESLSSIDKKTYRVIDSIGAKMNFDSYLSIMEKLMQNRFPLKYVDIDLSKTLMVNKYENLRIGTGFYTNDRFAKKISIGGFLGYGIKDEQVKYGGEVIVKVSKKNEFNLGLQYQNNLIETGYLGIQSSLNDFFNFRKFIGYQYDQFNQIGVSIHFRSFNYFLWDLRLNQTKTNPKYNYEFNNGSQSYTGYKNSTLDLNLRFAYKEKFISSLNQNISIGTQYPVVFISYSRGFKNLFEGNLNYNKIELAIEQSVFTKNLGTTTYRAEAGYVDQSLPYGLLFTGEGSYDKSVVLIMKNTFQTMTPYEFLSDKYVNLFLSHNFGGLLFKKNKFQPILSWHNNLGWGALSDLTHHKFVAFKTKTKLFLETGLQVDNLIKINCLNIANIGFGAGTYYRYGYYANPEFKDNLVFKFTLNFSIK comes from the coding sequence ATGAAGTATAAATTCGCCTTTTTCGTTTATTTATTTTTGAATATATCTTATGGTCAAGCTTTGCTTCAAGGTACTGTTGTAGACAAAGAAACAAAACAGCCTTTAGCTTTTGCTAACTTAAGTATAAAAAACACCAACATCTATGTGATGTCTGATGTTAATGGTAAGTTTACTTTTACCAATGTTTCAAAAAATGAAGTCATAGTTTGTAGCTATGTCGGATACGAAATAGGCGAATTTCAAGTTAATGAAGAAAACAGTAAAAAGGTGGTTTTTGAATTAACATTATCTCATAATGAATTGCCTGTAGTTGTTGTAAATGCTACGGATTATCTTGCCAATCAAATTATAACTAAGGTTATTGCCAATAAAGAAAAAAATAATCCCGAGCATTTAAAATCATTCCAATATTCAAGCTATAACAAAATCATTTGTGATTATAAATCGTTATCGGAGAATAAAAATGACAGTATAAAATTCAGGAAAAAAATAAAAGAAAGTCATTTTTTTATGATGGAATCAGTAACGGAGCGGAAGTTCATGAGCCCTGATTTGAGTAATGAAGTAGTAATAGCTACAAGAGTGTCAGGATTTAAAGATCCTACCTTTGCTTCTATTGCTACCGATTTTCAGCCGTTCTCCTTTTATAATGATAATATTAAATTTTTCAATGTGAATTATCTTAATCCCATCAGTAAAGGCAGTATAAAGAAGTATAAATTTCATATTGAAGATACTTTAACTAATGAAAAAGACACCATTTATATCATTTCTTATAAACCAAGGGCTCACAAGAATTTTGATGGTTTAAAAGGGTTGTTATACATAAATACCAAAAAATATGCTGTTCAAAATGTCATAGCATCGCCTGCTGAAAAAGGGAGGATTGATATTAAGATTCAACAGAAATATGCTTTAAACGATGAGGAATATTGGTTTCCGGAACAATTAAATTTTGCTATACAACTCAACGATTATCCAAATCCAAAAAGACCCTTAACACTTGACGGGAAAACTTATATAACCAATGTTAAACTGAATTTGCCTCTGGATAAAAAGCAATTCTCCAATCAAGTTGTGGTGTTAGACGAGCATGCTGCTGCCAGAGATTCAGTGTTTTGGGACAAACATCGTGTTGAAAGTTTGAGCAGTATTGACAAGAAGACTTACCGCGTCATTGACAGTATAGGTGCGAAAATGAATTTTGACTCCTATTTGTCTATTATGGAAAAGCTGATGCAGAATAGATTTCCTCTGAAATATGTAGATATTGATTTATCAAAAACTTTGATGGTCAATAAATATGAAAATTTAAGAATTGGAACAGGTTTTTATACCAATGATCGTTTTGCTAAAAAAATCAGTATAGGTGGTTTTTTGGGGTATGGGATAAAGGATGAACAAGTAAAATACGGAGGCGAAGTTATTGTCAAAGTTTCCAAAAAAAATGAATTCAATCTTGGGCTTCAATATCAAAATAATTTAATTGAAACCGGGTATCTGGGGATTCAATCATCCCTGAACGATTTCTTTAATTTCAGAAAGTTTATTGGCTATCAATACGATCAATTTAATCAGATTGGAGTTTCCATTCATTTCAGAAGTTTTAATTATTTTCTTTGGGATTTAAGGTTGAATCAAACCAAAACGAATCCGAAATATAATTATGAATTCAACAATGGCAGTCAAAGTTATACCGGATACAAAAACAGCACTTTAGATTTAAATCTAAGATTTGCTTATAAAGAAAAATTTATTAGTTCTTTAAATCAAAATATTAGCATCGGAACCCAATACCCAGTGGTTTTTATTTCTTACTCTAGAGGCTTCAAAAATCTTTTCGAGGGCAATCTTAATTACAATAAAATAGAGTTGGCTATAGAACAGTCGGTATTTACTAAAAATTTGGGAACAACAACTTACAGGGCTGAAGCAGGATATGTTGATCAATCACTACCTTATGGATTGTTGTTTACAGGAGAAGGGAGTTATGATAAAAGTGTTGTGCTGATAATGAAAAATACTTTCCAAACGATGACACCGTATGAGTTTTTATCTGACAAATACGTTAATTTGTTTCTCTCACATAATTTTGGCGGATTGCTTTTTAAGAAAAATAAATTTCAACCAATTTTATCCTGGCATAACAATTTGGGTTGGGGAGCACTTTCTGATTTAACGCATCACAAATTTGTCGCATTTAAAACCAAAACCAAACTCTTTTTGGAAACCGGACTTCAGGTGGATAATTTGATTAAGATAAATTGTCTTAACATAGCCAATATAGGCTTTGGCGCCGGAACTTATTACAGGTATGGTTATTATGCTAATCCGGAATTTAAAGACAATCTTGTTTTCAAATTCACATTAAATTTTTCCATAAAATAA
- a CDS encoding mechanosensitive ion channel family protein has translation MEKKELHYIHSFGEYIDRFIRALIDYSPKLISAFIILFVGLYAIRIINRLAKKIMLKRELDPTLSKFLADSLLWALRVLLFVTFISKLGIETSSFVAILGAAGLAVGLSLQGSLSNFAGGMLIILFKPFRVGDTIEAQGVVGVVSEIQIFVTKLINGNNQTIFVPNGNLSNGTIINYSMAGMRRADLLFSLSYETNIKTAKEIVLQVMEAHPKVLKTPAPTVSVRDLSDSAIHLSIKPWSKNADFGDMCSDILENCKEAFDSAGIVIQPYVREVTKE, from the coding sequence ATGGAAAAGAAAGAACTGCATTATATTCATTCGTTCGGAGAATATATAGATCGATTTATCAGAGCGTTAATTGATTATTCCCCCAAATTGATTTCGGCATTTATCATCCTTTTTGTTGGGTTGTATGCTATCAGAATCATCAATCGTTTGGCCAAAAAGATTATGCTGAAAAGAGAACTCGACCCTACTTTATCTAAGTTCTTAGCCGATAGTTTACTTTGGGCGCTGCGAGTTCTGTTGTTTGTAACTTTCATTTCAAAATTAGGCATCGAAACTTCTTCATTTGTTGCCATACTAGGGGCGGCCGGTTTAGCGGTAGGCTTATCATTACAAGGTTCGTTATCTAATTTCGCCGGTGGCATGCTTATTATTTTGTTCAAACCCTTTCGTGTAGGTGATACTATTGAAGCGCAGGGAGTTGTTGGAGTAGTCAGCGAAATTCAAATTTTTGTAACCAAATTAATTAACGGAAACAACCAAACCATTTTTGTTCCGAATGGCAATTTATCCAACGGAACGATTATCAACTACTCGATGGCAGGAATGAGACGAGCCGATTTGCTATTTTCGCTTTCTTATGAAACCAATATAAAAACGGCCAAAGAAATTGTTTTACAAGTGATGGAAGCCCATCCAAAAGTTTTAAAAACGCCGGCACCAACAGTATCGGTAAGAGATTTGAGTGATTCTGCTATACATTTATCTATTAAACCTTGGTCAAAAAACGCCGACTTTGGCGATATGTGCTCGGATATTTTAGAAAACTGTAAAGAAGCTTTTGATTCGGCCGGAATTGTGATTCAGCCTTATGTTAGAGAAGTAACCAAAGAATAA
- a CDS encoding thioredoxin domain-containing protein, with product MNELHLETSPYLLQHAKNPVHWKAWNTNALAQAQKENKLIIISIGYSACHWCHVMEHESFENDEVAQVMNAHFINIKIDREERPDIDAVYMKAVQVMTGQGGWPMNVVALPDGRPIWGGTYFRKNDWINALEKLQELYQHDLQTILDYTEKLHDGLQSLSIIPTHKATPFNFEILERLIEKWQKSFDWAFGGMARAPKFMMPNNYEFLLRYGHQTNNQSLLDFVDLTLSKMAHGGLFDTLDGGFSRYAVDMKWHVPHFEKMGYDNGQLLSLYANAYKLTRNPLYQEVIEKTLSFIEKEWLTKEGSFYSALDADSLNAENHLEEGAFYVWTKEELQAILSEDYDLFAIVFNINPFGHWEHGNYVLIQNQSLAIIAQQQNISLETLEQKKKSWEQKLYKEREKRSKPRLDDKCLTSWNAIILKGFTEAYKALNEKNI from the coding sequence ATGAACGAACTACATCTTGAAACCAGTCCATACCTGTTACAACACGCCAAAAATCCGGTGCATTGGAAAGCCTGGAACACAAATGCCTTGGCACAAGCCCAAAAAGAAAACAAGCTCATCATTATTAGCATTGGATACTCAGCCTGCCATTGGTGCCACGTTATGGAACACGAAAGTTTCGAAAACGACGAAGTAGCTCAAGTGATGAATGCACATTTTATTAACATCAAAATTGATCGCGAAGAACGTCCTGACATTGATGCCGTTTATATGAAAGCCGTACAAGTCATGACCGGTCAAGGCGGTTGGCCTATGAATGTAGTGGCGCTTCCGGATGGCAGACCCATCTGGGGAGGTACTTATTTCCGAAAAAACGATTGGATTAATGCCCTCGAAAAACTTCAGGAGCTATACCAACATGACTTGCAAACCATTTTAGACTACACCGAAAAGCTGCACGACGGCTTACAATCCTTGAGCATAATTCCAACACACAAGGCTACCCCATTTAACTTTGAAATTTTAGAAAGACTCATAGAAAAATGGCAAAAAAGTTTTGATTGGGCATTCGGCGGCATGGCTCGTGCTCCCAAGTTTATGATGCCCAACAATTACGAATTTTTGCTTCGTTACGGTCATCAAACCAACAATCAGTCGCTATTGGATTTTGTTGATTTGACACTTAGCAAAATGGCTCATGGCGGATTATTTGACACGCTTGACGGCGGATTTTCGAGGTATGCTGTTGATATGAAATGGCATGTACCACACTTTGAAAAAATGGGCTATGACAATGGCCAACTGCTATCACTTTATGCCAATGCTTACAAATTAACTCGTAACCCATTGTACCAAGAAGTCATTGAAAAAACCTTGTCTTTCATCGAAAAAGAATGGCTCACTAAAGAGGGAAGTTTTTATTCCGCGCTTGATGCCGACAGTTTGAATGCCGAAAACCATCTGGAAGAAGGCGCTTTTTATGTATGGACAAAAGAGGAATTGCAAGCTATTCTTTCGGAAGATTATGATTTGTTTGCTATCGTTTTTAATATTAATCCTTTCGGGCATTGGGAACACGGGAATTATGTATTAATTCAAAATCAATCTTTAGCAATAATTGCTCAACAGCAAAATATTTCTTTGGAAACCCTTGAACAAAAGAAAAAATCCTGGGAACAAAAACTGTATAAAGAAAGAGAAAAACGCAGCAAGCCGAGATTAGATGACAAATGTCTGACGTCATGGAATGCCATTATTCTCAAAGGTTTTACTGAAGCCTATAAAGCGTTGAACGAAAAAAATATTTAG
- a CDS encoding NifU family protein yields the protein MKITIKETQNPTILKFEFPDFITQNESFEYKNIDEAKNSPLAQQLFYLPFVKTVYISSNFIAIERFSIVEWSDVQEAVAEQIENYVNNGGVIVLPNENPIKKQPITVYGETTPNPASLKFVINKALTKTAAEFKNIDEAKASPLAQELFKFHFVKEIFIAENYISVTKYDSTSWDEITLELRTFIKQFIENGGTVLDDTLIENDSKQEKQQIKNFDHLDTTSQQIINILEEYVKPAVAADGGNILFDSYNDADKRVKVVLQGACNGCPSSTFTLKSGIENMLKDMLNDKDIIVEALNG from the coding sequence ATGAAAATCACTATAAAAGAAACTCAAAATCCAACTATTCTTAAATTTGAATTCCCCGATTTTATAACGCAGAACGAAAGCTTTGAATATAAGAACATTGACGAAGCTAAAAACTCTCCTTTGGCTCAGCAACTATTCTATCTTCCTTTCGTAAAAACCGTATACATTTCAAGTAATTTTATCGCCATCGAGCGCTTTAGTATAGTGGAATGGTCTGATGTTCAGGAAGCTGTTGCCGAACAAATTGAAAACTATGTAAACAACGGTGGTGTAATTGTGTTGCCAAATGAAAATCCAATTAAAAAACAACCGATAACCGTATACGGCGAAACCACACCCAACCCGGCTTCATTGAAATTTGTAATCAACAAAGCATTAACCAAAACTGCGGCCGAATTCAAAAACATTGACGAAGCCAAAGCCTCCCCGTTAGCACAAGAATTATTTAAATTTCACTTTGTTAAAGAGATTTTTATTGCCGAAAATTACATCTCAGTCACTAAATACGACAGCACTTCGTGGGATGAAATTACGCTTGAGCTAAGAACCTTTATCAAACAATTTATTGAAAACGGCGGTACTGTTTTAGATGACACCCTGATTGAAAACGACAGCAAACAGGAAAAACAACAAATTAAAAACTTTGACCATCTCGACACCACTTCCCAACAAATCATCAATATTTTAGAAGAATATGTAAAACCAGCCGTAGCTGCCGATGGCGGGAACATCCTTTTTGATTCCTATAACGATGCCGACAAAAGAGTAAAAGTAGTATTGCAAGGAGCTTGTAACGGTTGTCCTTCCTCAACATTCACCCTGAAAAGCGGTATTGAAAACATGTTGAAAGATATGTTAAATGATAAAGACATCATAGTAGAAGCCTTGAACGGATAA
- a CDS encoding choice-of-anchor L domain-containing protein → MKRILLPLFLFLIGYNSFAQPITTNTTTYTIPQLVQDVLFAAPPDDGGSACVGTVSNITWRTDAGTNLPNNNKSIGYFQNTNPNFPLSKGIIMSTGFVANAPGPNTTTQGNGIWGTDNDLFNYIDGLNIDTGLTDYNDATVLEFDFTPLTNTMSFDFLFASEEYGTFQCSYSDAFAFFLTNVTAATPPTNLALIPSSTTPISVVTIRDNAYNNSCSSVNPLYFGNYNGGANAASAATNFNGETVLMTASSTVIPNNVYHIKLVIADRNDNNYDSAVFLGGGSFNIGSPTIDGVGDYAGLNSFSGPDAVCGSAAVTVQAGAVPISGVTYSWTLDGDPIVGATTYSYTMTDAGNYCVTLTYPSGCFQTDCTLVEHIPSLAIGSADDLYACPSSPTFNLTQNTVPVLNGLSTNLSYHHSLVDAQNLSGSISNPANYIGYDGEVIYVAVEDPSTPCITTTQFTLHLQNCFTNPTAGTPPNMIQYETTLNSGVSAFNLNSQTAAVLGSYNPADYTVTYYLTQADADAGTNPIDLSVDYINGSNPQTIFIRLEENAAPAGYYATTSFSLIVVALPTVSISGTISICSGTTTTITFNGTPNADVTYTVDGGPNQTITLNGAGTATLPTLC, encoded by the coding sequence ATGAAGCGAATACTACTTCCCCTTTTTTTATTCTTGATAGGATATAATTCCTTCGCTCAACCTATTACTACTAATACAACGACCTATACTATTCCTCAGCTTGTTCAAGATGTTTTGTTTGCCGCTCCGCCGGATGATGGAGGCTCAGCTTGTGTGGGAACGGTTAGTAATATAACCTGGAGAACAGATGCGGGAACCAACTTGCCAAATAATAACAAGAGTATTGGTTATTTTCAAAATACGAATCCCAATTTCCCTTTAAGTAAAGGGATTATCATGAGTACCGGATTTGTTGCTAATGCTCCAGGACCCAATACAACAACTCAAGGCAATGGAATATGGGGGACAGATAATGACTTGTTTAATTATATTGATGGGTTGAACATAGATACCGGATTGACCGATTATAATGATGCGACTGTTCTAGAGTTTGACTTTACGCCACTCACTAATACAATGAGTTTTGACTTTTTGTTTGCTTCAGAAGAGTATGGTACGTTTCAATGTTCCTATTCGGATGCTTTTGCTTTCTTTTTAACTAATGTAACGGCAGCGACACCGCCAACAAATTTAGCTTTAATCCCTAGTAGTACTACACCTATTTCGGTAGTTACCATAAGAGATAATGCCTATAATAATAGTTGTAGTTCAGTAAATCCTTTATATTTTGGTAACTATAATGGAGGAGCCAATGCTGCTTCTGCAGCGACCAATTTTAATGGAGAAACGGTTTTGATGACAGCTAGTTCAACAGTAATACCAAATAATGTTTATCATATTAAATTGGTTATTGCAGACAGAAATGATAACAATTATGACTCTGCGGTATTTTTAGGAGGAGGAAGTTTTAATATTGGTTCACCTACTATTGATGGGGTTGGAGATTATGCAGGTTTAAATAGTTTTTCAGGTCCTGATGCGGTTTGTGGTTCTGCAGCAGTTACGGTGCAAGCCGGTGCTGTGCCAATTTCCGGTGTAACTTACAGTTGGACATTAGACGGTGACCCAATTGTTGGAGCTACTACCTATAGTTATACTATGACAGATGCTGGGAATTATTGTGTTACCTTAACGTATCCATCAGGTTGTTTTCAAACCGATTGTACGCTGGTAGAGCATATTCCTAGTCTTGCAATTGGTAGTGCGGATGATTTATATGCTTGTCCTTCATCACCTACTTTTAATTTAACACAAAACACAGTTCCTGTTTTAAATGGATTGAGTACCAATCTCTCGTATCACCATTCGTTAGTTGACGCTCAAAATTTGTCAGGATCGATTTCAAATCCCGCAAATTATATTGGATATGATGGTGAAGTAATTTATGTTGCTGTTGAAGATCCTTCCACCCCATGTATTACAACAACACAATTTACATTACACCTACAAAATTGTTTCACTAATCCAACCGCAGGGACACCACCCAATATGATTCAGTATGAAACAACGTTAAATTCAGGTGTTTCAGCTTTTAATTTAAATTCGCAAACCGCAGCTGTTTTAGGATCTTATAACCCAGCGGATTATACAGTTACTTATTATCTTACACAAGCTGATGCTGATGCCGGAACGAATCCCATTGATCTTAGTGTGGATTACATAAACGGATCTAACCCTCAAACTATTTTTATCAGATTAGAAGAAAATGCCGCGCCAGCGGGCTATTATGCTACAACAAGTTTTAGCTTAATAGTAGTTGCATTGCCAACGGTTTCGATTTCCGGAACGATTTCTATTTGTTCAGGAACTACAACCACTATTACTTTTAACGGGACACCAAATGCTGATGTTACTTACACGGTTGATGGCGGCCCAAATCAAACCATAACTTTGAATGGTGCAGGGACGGCAACTCTTCCTACCCTGTGTTAA